A window from Roseburia sp. 499 encodes these proteins:
- a CDS encoding transposase → MSRTRRNFTAQFKAKLVLEVLKGEKDINTIATENNIQPNLLRNWKKEFLDNASVVFDDKREENIKEKLASERKEKAEYAKKVGQLTMQVDWLKKKSEELLGPDYESKFSKKPFEE, encoded by the coding sequence ATGTCTCGTACAAGAAGAAATTTTACAGCTCAGTTCAAAGCAAAACTCGTATTGGAAGTGCTTAAAGGTGAAAAAGATATAAATACAATAGCTACTGAAAACAATATTCAGCCAAACTTACTCCGTAACTGGAAGAAAGAATTCCTAGACAATGCCTCTGTTGTCTTTGATGACAAAAGAGAAGAAAATATCAAGGAAAAGCTTGCATCGGAACGCAAGGAAAAAGCTGAATATGCGAAAAAGGTTGGTCAACTCACCATGCAGGTGGATTGGCTCAAAAAAAAATCTGAAGAATTGCTTGGACCTGACTACGAGAGTAAATTTAGTAAAAAACCATTCGAAGAATAA
- a CDS encoding IS3 family transposase, which translates to MRKRLVNSPCRWIGSKKNLKNCLDLTTRVNLVKNHSKNKESNLPVSVVAKLASINRTSIYYKGTPISDEELECKRIIDRLHTDNPTWGARQMSSQLKQRGYKVGRRKARRYMDEMGINPVYPKPNLSKRLKQAQVVPYLLRNAVIDRPNQAWSIDITYIPMKHGFLYLTAIIDWHSRCIVGWELDDTLDTRACIEACEKAFKVAKPEILNSDQGCQFTSQKYKDFLKANKIKQSMDGKSRWADNIMIERWFRTFKYEEAYLTEWKNIKEARQAIAAYIHKYNFDRCHSAIGNVPPASVYYPAMLYEAAKEAA; encoded by the coding sequence ATGCGAAAAAGGTTGGTCAACTCACCATGCAGGTGGATTGGCTCAAAAAAAAATCTGAAGAATTGCTTGGACCTGACTACGAGAGTAAATTTAGTAAAAAACCATTCGAAGAATAAGGAAAGCAATCTTCCGGTTTCTGTTGTTGCGAAGCTTGCTAGCATTAACAGAACAAGTATTTATTACAAAGGAACACCTATTTCTGATGAAGAACTTGAATGTAAACGAATCATAGATCGGCTTCACACGGATAATCCGACATGGGGTGCCAGACAGATGTCTTCCCAGCTTAAGCAACGTGGATATAAAGTCGGTAGACGCAAAGCACGCAGATACATGGATGAAATGGGTATTAACCCAGTATATCCGAAGCCAAATCTTTCAAAACGTTTGAAACAGGCACAGGTTGTTCCATATTTACTTAGAAATGCCGTCATAGATCGTCCTAATCAGGCATGGTCAATCGACATTACATATATTCCAATGAAGCATGGTTTCTTGTATTTAACAGCCATTATAGACTGGCATAGCCGTTGTATCGTAGGCTGGGAACTGGATGATACTTTGGATACACGTGCCTGCATAGAGGCCTGTGAAAAAGCATTCAAAGTTGCAAAACCAGAAATTCTCAACTCAGATCAAGGCTGCCAATTTACCAGTCAGAAATACAAGGATTTTCTCAAGGCAAACAAAATCAAGCAAAGCATGGATGGAAAAAGCCGTTGGGCTGACAACATCATGATTGAACGCTGGTTCCGTACATTCAAGTACGAAGAAGCATATCTTACCGAATGGAAAAATATCAAAGAGGCACGCCAGGCTATCGCTGCTTATATTCATAAGTACAACTTTGATCGTTGCCATTCTGCAATCGGTAATGTTCCTCCAGCATCCGTATACTATCCAGCTATGCTATATGAAGCCGCTAAGGAGGCTGCTTAA